The sequence TATTGATGAATGAAGTCAATAGTGTTGCTGCTAAAAGAAAAGCTATCTATCTTTCTTGTAGCCCGGAAGAGAATTAATTTTAAGCATCTTGTAAGATGGCTTATTGTTTTATGATGCAGTGGTTCATTGTATCCTTCAAATATAATTGACATCATGTTAATTGTAAGGTATTCATCATGTACAGAAAATATGCAAATCTAAATAACTTATCCAAGCTAAACTTATAAGGCCTacaaattatatacatatatagagagAGGAATTAAATGTTTTGGAATGTATCCTAATGTATAATCAATAAAGTGAAGTGATGATAGAACAAGAAGTCTGTTTTTTTCGTTCTCACCAAATCCATGTTCTCCAGCCTGCAGTTTACGTTGCAGATAGTGCAATAAGTTCCGGGACTGCAGGAACATCAACTGAAGGATCAGAGAACACTCTTGCTATAAATGCTGGTTTAGCCCTTATTTCGATTGCTGCAGCCTCGTCGATACTCCTCCAAGTCAGCAAAAGTCAGCCACAAGTACAGACAACAGAGTATTCCGGACCACCCCTCAGTTACTACATCGACAAGTTCAAACCGGTGCAGATTGTTGAAGCTTCAGCACCGGCCGCACCTCAAACTTCTGCACCCGTCGAAGCTTCTGTTCCTGCTGAATCTTCGAGCTCTTCCACCGTTGAAGCTTTGGTCCCAACTTCCGAGTCACCATTGTCGACAACTATAGAAGACGGTAGCAAGCCAGAGGCAGTTCCTGAAGTTCAGGTTGCTCAAAGTGCAAGTGCAAGCAGTGTTTCCTAAGCAATCTTCCACTTTAGTCACTGAGTAATTTCTGTTCCACCAATTGTTTTTGCTGTATCATGCAGCTGCATCTGCTAATGAATATGAGAATGCTTGTTTTGGCATCCAAATCATATGTACCAGCTCTTAATGTGCATGTCATATATAGAAGATGCTAACTTTGGttggcattatgttaagatacatTTTGGAAAAATATTTACAAGTGCTGAACACAGATCATAGATTACTAGAACAGAAGCTTTCTACTGCAGTCGAGCAAAG comes from Musa acuminata AAA Group cultivar baxijiao chromosome BXJ3-3, Cavendish_Baxijiao_AAA, whole genome shotgun sequence and encodes:
- the LOC103977086 gene encoding protein MAINTENANCE OF PSII UNDER HIGH LIGHT 1; this translates as MACTTQSIISANSCVFPSPRTFRKPRWVRPHTKLFAVNASSGSDDSDCNAEECAPDKEVGKVSMEWLAGEKTKVVGTFPPRNRGWTGYVEKDTAGQTNIYSVEPAVYVADSAISSGTAGTSTEGSENTLAINAGLALISIAAASSILLQVSKSQPQVQTTEYSGPPLSYYIDKFKPVQIVEASAPAAPQTSAPVEASVPAESSSSSTVEALVPTSESPLSTTIEDGSKPEAVPEVQVAQSASASSVS